The window GGCTTTGAGGTTGTGGGAGAAGGGGGCGCTCATGTTTCTGGCGGCCATTCTTAGGGCGGGAAGCGCAACGCTTGGGTTTTGATTGCCGTATTTACTTAGCAGGCTAATGGCGGGGCCTGATATGGGGGATGCGGCGGCAATGGCTAACTTGGCAATGCCGGGGATGGTTTCGGCTAAATTGCCGCCGATTTTGCATAATAGAAGAATCGCTTCGCTTGTGATCGCCCAGTCGGGATGAGTAGCAGCGGCGGCGATTGTTGGAGTGATTTCAGTTAGGTCGCCGCCTATTCTTCTGATTGCGCGGCTGGCATAGAAGCGGACTTCCGGATTGTAATCACCCATCGCTTTGGCTAATAAGGGGAGATAAATTCGATGCTTAGGAGTAAACTGCTTGACCGTATTCCGCGCCACTCTTTTTAGCTTGGAAGCTTCCTCGGTATCGAAAACGAGTTTTTCTCCCACAG of the bacterium genome contains:
- a CDS encoding HEAT repeat domain-containing protein; this translates as MESSLSALDFQLPVEAERPEEKLKPILDAVGEKLVFDTEEASKLKRVARNTVKQFTPKHRIYLPLLAKAMGDYNPEVRFYASRAIRRIGGDLTEITPTIAAAATHPDWAITSEAILLLCKIGGNLAETIPGIAKLAIAAASPISGPAISLLSKYGNQNPSVALPALRMAARNMSAPFSHNLKA